One genomic segment of Micromonospora sp. WMMC415 includes these proteins:
- a CDS encoding LysR family transcriptional regulator has translation MNLELRHLRVVCAIAETGSVTKAASALGLAQPALTAQLQRIERTLGGPLFERDRRGARPTALGELVLARARVLLPAMKGLQDEAARLAGAGDAPRRYRFGGVNSPILGRLVHRLAAEQPHAQITTYASWSVDELAQLVAGGRLDFALTGVCGDSSPSGEFGLCWREVSIDPVHVLLPEPHPLADRDEIRLEDLRHEQWVAAPGDGCFGDCFAAACARAGFTPRKVYEADVRGCLDLVDAGEAIALCQATFRPVAGLVTRRLAGIPLRWRLMLGWHPDAPAARVADLVLETALAAYTDSLAAHPAYLAWLLRNPGFGARGPAAAGPVAGVRTA, from the coding sequence ATGAACCTGGAGCTCCGCCACCTCCGGGTGGTCTGCGCGATCGCCGAGACGGGCAGCGTGACCAAGGCGGCCTCGGCGCTCGGCCTGGCACAGCCGGCGCTCACCGCCCAGCTCCAGCGCATCGAGCGCACCCTGGGTGGGCCGCTGTTCGAGCGCGACCGGCGCGGCGCCCGCCCCACCGCCCTGGGCGAGCTGGTGCTCGCCCGGGCGCGGGTGCTGCTGCCGGCGATGAAGGGCCTGCAGGACGAGGCGGCCCGGCTGGCCGGCGCCGGGGACGCGCCGCGCCGGTACCGGTTCGGCGGGGTCAACAGCCCCATCCTCGGGCGGCTGGTGCACCGGCTCGCCGCCGAGCAACCGCACGCGCAGATCACCACGTACGCCTCGTGGTCGGTGGACGAGCTGGCCCAGCTCGTCGCCGGCGGCCGGCTGGACTTCGCGCTCACCGGTGTGTGCGGCGACTCGTCCCCGTCGGGCGAGTTCGGGCTGTGCTGGCGGGAGGTGTCGATCGATCCGGTGCACGTGCTGCTGCCGGAGCCGCATCCGCTGGCCGACCGGGACGAGATCCGGCTGGAGGATCTGCGCCACGAGCAGTGGGTGGCCGCGCCGGGCGACGGCTGCTTCGGCGACTGCTTCGCCGCCGCCTGCGCCCGCGCCGGGTTCACCCCCCGCAAGGTGTACGAGGCGGACGTGCGCGGCTGTCTGGACCTGGTGGACGCCGGCGAGGCGATCGCCCTGTGCCAGGCCACCTTCCGCCCGGTCGCCGGCCTGGTGACCCGGCGGCTGGCGGGGATCCCGCTGCGGTGGCGGCTGATGCTCGGCTGGCACCCGGACGCCCCGGCCGCCCGGGTGGCCGATCTGGTGCTGGAGACGGCGCTGGCCGCGTACACCGACTCGCTGGCGGCGCATCCGGCCTATCTGGCGTGGCTGCTGCGCAATCCCGGCTTCGGGGCCCGGGGTCCGGCGGCCGCCGGACCGGTCGCCGGGGTGCGAACGGCGTGA
- a CDS encoding DUF3140 domain-containing protein, with product MVRQQRVEPEVEELWEAFHEQVNVPSEQLRQWLLTRGSGEEAFGPDPDLDLPEPGRHILRVLTKRKVDLTPDDIQTMRDTLDLIQDLMDAKPARGNADDEWRHSLLDLGHDVLVER from the coding sequence ATGGTACGGCAGCAGCGGGTCGAACCCGAGGTGGAGGAGCTCTGGGAGGCGTTCCACGAGCAGGTGAACGTGCCGTCCGAGCAGCTGCGGCAGTGGCTGCTCACCCGGGGCTCCGGCGAGGAGGCGTTCGGTCCGGACCCCGACCTCGACCTGCCGGAGCCCGGCCGGCACATCCTGCGCGTGCTGACCAAGCGCAAGGTGGACCTCACCCCGGACGACATCCAGACCATGCGCGACACGCTCGACCTGATCCAGGACCTGATGGACGCGAAACCAGCCCGGGGCAACGCCGACGACGAGTGGCGGCACTCCCTCCTGGACCTGGGCCACGACGTGCTCGTGGAACGCTGA
- a CDS encoding ATP-dependent Clp protease ATP-binding subunit, with product MMGPGDFGSDPWDEFLARYFGRGEGGRRPAHRVDITRLMTADAREMLADAARRAAQKHSNDLDTDHLLWAALQREPLRDLVRRAGADPDTLLNALGGRGDGAPRGEVPPNLSLTPAAKRALLDAHQLSRAMGANYIGPEHILMALPLNPESPAGRMLAAGRIQPESLQAANAERGPMAGPKPDRGTPTLDQYGQDLTDLARNDQIDPVIGRADEIEQAVEILSRRTKNNPVLIGEAGVGKTAIVEGLAERICDGDVPQTLLGKRVIQLDLAGLVAGTRYRGDFEERLKKVIDEIRSHKEELIVFLDEIHTLVGAGGAGSEGGMDASNMLKPALARGELRVIGATTLDEYRRSIEKDAALARRFQPVFVPEPSVEDTVAILRGLRDRYEAHHQVRFTDEAIVAAAELSDRYITDRFLPDKAIDLIDQAGARVRLRTRTPASDVRELEQQLDEVRRDKEQAVADEQYEKASTLRDRIAELEQDIRRARGDEGTTNHVPEVGPREIAEVVSRATGIPVSQLTEEERDRLLRLEGYLHEKVVGQDDAVTAVAEAVRRSRTGLADPNRPMGSFLFLGPTGVGKTELARALAEALFGEADRMVRVDMSEFQERHTVSRLVGAPPGYVGYEEAGQLTEAVRRRPYAVVLLDEIEKAHQDVFNILLQVLDDGRLTDSQGRTVNFKNTVLIMTSNLGSELITGTQRAVGFGAGAEGGGESDELRERLMRRLQENFRPEFLNRIDEVIIFRRLEAEQLRQITGLLLEETRRRLHAQDVQVEFTTAGIDWLAEHGYQPEFGARPLRRVIQREVDNQLSRMLLESSVSPGQKVIVDARDGQLTIDVREGERGYTAATTTHPR from the coding sequence ATGATGGGACCCGGCGACTTCGGCTCCGACCCGTGGGACGAGTTCCTGGCCCGGTACTTCGGCCGGGGCGAGGGTGGGCGCCGACCCGCGCACCGGGTCGACATCACCCGGCTGATGACCGCCGACGCCCGGGAGATGCTCGCCGACGCGGCCCGGCGGGCGGCCCAGAAGCACAGCAACGACCTGGACACCGACCACCTGCTCTGGGCGGCCCTGCAACGCGAGCCGCTGCGCGACCTGGTCCGGCGGGCCGGCGCCGACCCGGACACCCTGCTCAACGCCCTCGGCGGGCGCGGCGACGGCGCGCCCCGCGGCGAGGTGCCGCCGAACCTCTCGCTCACCCCCGCCGCCAAGCGGGCGCTGCTCGACGCCCACCAGCTCTCCCGCGCCATGGGCGCCAACTACATCGGCCCCGAGCACATCCTCATGGCGTTGCCGCTGAACCCGGAGTCGCCGGCCGGGCGGATGCTCGCCGCCGGCCGCATCCAGCCCGAGTCCCTCCAGGCCGCCAACGCCGAGCGGGGGCCGATGGCCGGCCCGAAGCCCGACCGCGGCACCCCCACCCTCGACCAGTACGGCCAGGACCTCACCGACCTCGCCCGCAACGACCAGATCGACCCGGTGATCGGGCGGGCCGACGAGATCGAGCAGGCGGTGGAGATCCTCTCCCGCCGGACCAAGAACAACCCGGTGCTCATCGGCGAGGCCGGCGTCGGCAAGACCGCGATCGTCGAGGGCCTCGCCGAGCGGATCTGCGACGGCGACGTGCCGCAGACGCTGCTCGGCAAGCGGGTGATCCAGCTCGACCTCGCCGGCCTGGTCGCCGGCACCCGCTACCGGGGCGACTTCGAGGAGCGGCTGAAGAAGGTCATCGACGAGATCCGGTCGCACAAGGAGGAACTCATCGTCTTCCTCGACGAGATCCACACCCTGGTCGGCGCGGGCGGCGCCGGCAGCGAGGGCGGCATGGACGCGTCCAACATGCTCAAGCCCGCGCTGGCCCGCGGCGAGCTGCGCGTGATCGGCGCGACCACGCTGGACGAGTACCGGCGCAGCATCGAGAAGGACGCCGCGCTGGCCCGCCGCTTCCAGCCGGTCTTCGTGCCCGAGCCGAGCGTCGAGGACACCGTGGCCATCCTGCGCGGCCTGCGGGACCGCTACGAGGCGCACCACCAGGTCCGCTTCACCGACGAGGCCATCGTCGCCGCCGCCGAGCTCTCCGACCGGTACATCACCGACCGCTTCCTGCCGGACAAGGCGATCGACCTCATCGACCAGGCCGGCGCGCGGGTGCGCCTGCGCACCCGGACCCCCGCCTCCGACGTCCGTGAGCTGGAGCAGCAGCTCGACGAGGTACGCCGGGACAAGGAGCAGGCGGTCGCCGACGAGCAGTACGAGAAGGCGTCCACCCTGCGGGACCGGATCGCCGAGCTGGAGCAGGACATCCGCCGCGCCCGCGGCGACGAGGGGACCACCAACCACGTGCCGGAGGTCGGGCCGCGGGAGATCGCCGAGGTGGTGTCCCGCGCCACCGGCATCCCGGTCAGCCAGCTGACCGAGGAGGAGCGGGACCGGCTGCTGCGGCTGGAGGGCTACCTGCACGAGAAGGTCGTCGGCCAGGACGACGCGGTCACCGCCGTCGCCGAGGCGGTGCGCCGCTCGCGTACCGGCCTGGCCGACCCGAACCGGCCGATGGGCAGCTTCCTGTTCCTCGGCCCGACCGGCGTCGGCAAGACGGAACTGGCGCGGGCGCTCGCCGAGGCGCTGTTCGGCGAGGCCGACCGGATGGTCCGGGTCGACATGAGCGAGTTCCAGGAGCGGCACACCGTCAGCCGGCTCGTCGGCGCCCCGCCCGGCTACGTCGGGTACGAGGAGGCCGGCCAGCTCACCGAGGCGGTGCGCCGCCGCCCGTACGCGGTGGTGCTGCTCGACGAGATCGAGAAGGCGCACCAGGACGTGTTCAACATCCTGCTCCAGGTGCTCGACGACGGGCGGCTCACCGACAGCCAGGGCCGTACGGTGAACTTCAAGAACACCGTGCTCATCATGACGAGCAACCTCGGTTCCGAGCTGATCACCGGCACCCAGCGGGCGGTCGGCTTCGGCGCCGGTGCGGAGGGCGGCGGGGAGAGCGACGAGCTACGGGAGCGGCTCATGCGCCGGCTCCAGGAGAACTTCCGGCCGGAGTTCCTCAACCGCATCGACGAGGTCATCATCTTCCGCCGCCTCGAGGCCGAGCAGCTGCGCCAGATCACCGGGCTGCTGCTGGAGGAGACCCGCCGTCGGCTGCACGCGCAGGACGTCCAGGTGGAGTTCACCACCGCCGGCATCGACTGGCTGGCCGAGCACGGCTACCAGCCGGAGTTCGGCGCCCGGCCGCTGCGCCGGGTCATCCAGCGGGAGGTGGACAACCAGCTCTCCCGGATGCTGCTGGAGTCGTCGGTGTCGCCCGGCCAGAAGGTCATCGTGGACGCCCGGGACGGGCAACTCACCATCGACGTCCGCGAGGGCGAGCGCGGCTACACCGCCGCCACGACCACGCATCCCCGATGA
- a CDS encoding FtsK/SpoIIIE domain-containing protein — protein MADRRTQLAARVRRTLGEALGATRTRVAAAQTELAAERDRLARVRRAAAAVPERVGAERDRRLAEIDGRHAARIAELTRRAAEAAGRESPGAASAEWARWRPTPAGRAEPPGALRVGTLAGPGADPVPALVPLLDAGHVELTGDDRAASEAVVSALLLRAVGRAEPGAVRLTAYDPEHLGGGLAGFAPLGTAGLLTSVGPGGLGRLLDDLVEHIRRINSTVLAGEYASLRELATTTGRRPEPWRVAVLLGGEEPSRHERGQLDRVVRTGAACGVHLVVRGLALPPDGTVTRIRVEPGRAHLAGAPPVDLDAPPPASLVTETCREVAARVNAGPAPTPFTDLLPPPERMWREDSATGLTAPIGEGPHGRPVLLTLGDYPPHALIGGPSGTGKTNLIFAWIGALAARYSPAELEFYLLDFKEGVSFARFAQGRRDPSWLPHMRLVGINVNTDREFGLALLRFLAEELRRRADAAKKHEVTKLAELRAVDPTGHWPRIVAVVDEFQMLLAGRDAVAREAADLLEDLARRGRSQGIHLVLASQDVRGIEALWGRPALVAQFTLRIALPKALRILAERNDAAQSLPRHHAVVNAESGLVEGNEVARIPSASDWETWSELQHRLWRMRPPDAAPARLFDGDAIPRLADAPDFRALSAPETGTLRAPVALLGEIIDVQARSAALRLPRAPGRNLAVLGTRVDEACAVLDAAARSLARQHRPGSARFSIACLDPDADPAARALYEDLADDAAWYDEESVTELMAETAAGLGPAGAAGTPHYLLLYAVDAAAGALATRVGGRTGLEQLRRILHDGPERRTHVLAWWRGVARMRADLGGPAARTDQIGAWVALDAHGGELGSSLYPGTGGPDWYPRPWRGLFFDRAVHRTGQTIIPYGPER, from the coding sequence ATGGCTGACCGGCGGACGCAGCTCGCCGCCCGGGTCCGGCGCACGCTCGGCGAGGCACTCGGCGCCACCCGCACCCGGGTCGCCGCGGCGCAGACGGAACTCGCCGCCGAGCGGGACCGGCTGGCCCGGGTCCGGCGGGCCGCGGCGGCCGTGCCGGAGCGGGTCGGCGCGGAGCGGGACCGCCGCCTCGCCGAGATCGACGGCCGGCACGCCGCCCGGATCGCCGAGCTGACCCGCCGGGCGGCCGAGGCGGCGGGGCGGGAGTCGCCCGGGGCCGCGTCCGCCGAGTGGGCGCGGTGGCGGCCGACCCCCGCCGGCCGGGCGGAGCCGCCGGGCGCGCTGCGCGTGGGGACGCTCGCCGGGCCCGGCGCGGACCCGGTGCCCGCGCTGGTGCCGCTGCTGGACGCGGGTCACGTCGAGCTGACCGGGGACGACCGGGCGGCGAGCGAGGCCGTGGTGTCGGCGCTGCTGCTGCGCGCGGTCGGCCGCGCCGAGCCGGGCGCGGTCCGGCTGACCGCGTACGACCCGGAACACCTGGGCGGCGGCCTGGCCGGCTTCGCCCCGCTCGGCACGGCGGGTCTGCTGACCTCCGTCGGCCCGGGCGGGCTGGGCCGGCTGCTCGACGACCTGGTGGAGCACATCCGCCGGATCAACTCCACGGTGCTCGCCGGTGAGTACGCCTCGCTGCGCGAGCTGGCCACCACCACCGGACGCCGGCCGGAGCCGTGGCGGGTGGCGGTGCTGCTCGGCGGCGAGGAGCCGTCCCGGCACGAGCGCGGCCAGCTCGACCGGGTGGTCCGCACCGGCGCGGCGTGCGGCGTACACCTGGTGGTGCGTGGTCTGGCGCTGCCGCCGGACGGCACGGTGACCCGGATCCGCGTGGAGCCGGGCCGTGCCCACCTGGCGGGCGCCCCGCCGGTCGACCTCGACGCACCGCCCCCGGCGAGCCTGGTCACCGAGACCTGCCGCGAGGTGGCCGCCCGGGTCAACGCCGGTCCGGCGCCGACACCCTTCACCGATCTGCTCCCGCCGCCGGAGCGGATGTGGCGGGAGGACTCGGCGACCGGCCTGACCGCGCCGATCGGCGAGGGCCCGCACGGCCGGCCGGTGCTGCTGACCCTCGGCGACTACCCGCCGCACGCCCTGATCGGCGGCCCGTCCGGCACCGGCAAGACGAACCTGATCTTCGCCTGGATCGGCGCGCTCGCCGCCCGCTACTCCCCCGCCGAGCTGGAGTTCTATCTGCTGGACTTCAAGGAGGGGGTGTCCTTCGCCCGGTTCGCGCAGGGCCGGCGCGACCCGAGCTGGCTGCCGCACATGCGGCTGGTCGGCATCAACGTCAACACCGACCGGGAGTTCGGCCTCGCGTTGCTGCGCTTCCTCGCCGAGGAGCTGCGCCGCCGCGCCGACGCGGCGAAGAAGCACGAGGTCACCAAGCTGGCGGAGCTGCGCGCGGTCGACCCGACCGGGCACTGGCCGCGGATCGTCGCGGTGGTCGACGAGTTCCAGATGCTGCTGGCCGGCCGGGACGCGGTCGCCCGCGAGGCCGCCGACCTGCTGGAGGACCTGGCCCGGCGGGGCCGCTCCCAGGGCATCCACCTGGTGCTCGCCTCGCAGGACGTCCGTGGCATCGAGGCGCTGTGGGGGCGGCCCGCCCTGGTCGCCCAGTTCACCCTGCGCATCGCCCTGCCGAAGGCGCTGCGGATCCTCGCCGAACGCAACGACGCGGCGCAGTCGCTGCCCCGTCACCACGCCGTCGTCAACGCCGAGTCGGGCCTGGTCGAGGGGAACGAGGTCGCCCGCATCCCGTCGGCGAGCGACTGGGAGACCTGGAGCGAGCTGCAGCACCGGCTGTGGCGGATGCGCCCGCCGGACGCCGCGCCGGCGCGGCTGTTCGACGGCGACGCGATCCCCCGGCTGGCCGACGCACCGGACTTCCGGGCGCTGTCCGCCCCGGAGACGGGCACGCTGCGGGCGCCGGTGGCACTGCTCGGCGAGATCATCGACGTGCAGGCCCGTTCGGCGGCGCTGCGACTGCCCCGCGCGCCCGGCCGTAACCTGGCCGTGCTCGGCACCCGGGTCGACGAGGCGTGCGCGGTGCTGGACGCCGCCGCGCGGTCCCTCGCCCGCCAGCACCGCCCCGGGTCCGCGCGGTTCTCCATCGCCTGCCTGGACCCGGACGCCGACCCCGCCGCCCGGGCCCTCTACGAGGACCTGGCCGACGACGCCGCCTGGTACGACGAGGAGAGCGTGACCGAGCTGATGGCCGAGACCGCCGCCGGGCTGGGCCCCGCGGGGGCCGCCGGGACCCCGCACTACCTGCTGCTGTACGCGGTGGACGCCGCGGCCGGCGCGCTCGCCACCCGGGTCGGCGGGCGGACGGGGTTGGAGCAGCTGCGCCGGATCCTGCACGACGGGCCGGAGCGGCGTACCCACGTGCTGGCCTGGTGGCGGGGCGTGGCGCGGATGCGCGCCGACCTCGGCGGGCCGGCCGCGCGCACCGACCAGATCGGGGCGTGGGTGGCGCTGGACGCGCACGGCGGGGAGCTGGGCTCGTCGTTGTACCCGGGCACCGGCGGGCCGGACTGGTATCCCCGCCCGTGGCGGGGCCTCTTCTTCGACCGGGCGGTGCACCGCACCGGTCAGACCATCATCCCGTACGGGCCGGAGCGGTGA
- a CDS encoding cupin domain-containing protein yields the protein MTHLDPPGGLGRPAVPSTAAGPGSTQALARCVSVEPAKFAAAHWGRTPLLSRADELPNPHGFTDLLSPADADELLSRRGLRTPFLRVAKDGALVAAARYTGGGGAGAEIGDQVLDEKILDLYAGGATLVLQGLHRTWPAVIDFARDLGLAVGQPLQVNAYLTPPGSQGFATHYDTHDVFVLQVDGRKHWRIHPPVLPDPLEKQPWGGRADEVSATADGPPALDVVLAPGDALYLPRGWLHSAQAQDSSSLHLTVGVRALTRYALVEEVLALAAEDQRLRATLPFGVDVSDPDAIEPELTETVEALRDWLLRADPAAVAGRLRQRAWPAARPAPIRPLAQAAALDALGPHSRVTPRPGLRWQLTPVGEKVALRVFDRTITLPGTCEPALRALLAGEVTRVGDLPGLDDDADRVTLVRRLLREAVAVPA from the coding sequence ATGACGCACCTCGACCCGCCGGGCGGCCTGGGCCGCCCGGCGGTTCCGTCCACCGCCGCAGGGCCTGGGTCGACCCAGGCCCTGGCCCGCTGCGTCTCGGTCGAGCCGGCGAAGTTCGCCGCCGCCCACTGGGGACGCACCCCGCTGCTGTCCCGCGCCGACGAACTGCCCAATCCGCACGGCTTCACCGACCTGCTCAGCCCCGCCGACGCCGACGAACTGCTCAGCCGACGCGGTCTGCGTACCCCGTTCCTGCGGGTCGCCAAGGACGGCGCGCTCGTGGCGGCGGCGCGCTACACCGGCGGCGGTGGCGCCGGCGCCGAGATCGGCGACCAGGTCCTCGACGAGAAGATCCTCGACCTGTACGCCGGCGGTGCCACCCTGGTGCTCCAGGGCCTGCACCGCACCTGGCCCGCCGTGATCGACTTCGCCCGCGACCTCGGCCTCGCCGTTGGACAGCCGTTGCAGGTCAACGCCTACCTGACCCCACCCGGCAGCCAGGGCTTCGCCACCCACTACGACACCCACGACGTCTTCGTGCTCCAGGTCGACGGCCGCAAGCACTGGCGGATCCACCCGCCGGTGCTGCCCGACCCGCTGGAGAAGCAGCCGTGGGGCGGCCGCGCCGACGAGGTGTCCGCCACCGCGGACGGTCCACCCGCGCTCGACGTGGTGCTCGCCCCCGGCGACGCCCTCTACCTGCCGCGCGGCTGGCTGCACAGCGCGCAGGCGCAGGACTCCAGCTCGCTGCACCTGACCGTCGGCGTCCGGGCGCTGACCCGGTACGCCCTCGTCGAGGAAGTGCTCGCCCTCGCCGCCGAGGACCAGCGGCTGCGGGCCACCCTCCCGTTCGGTGTCGACGTGTCCGATCCGGACGCGATCGAACCGGAGCTGACCGAGACCGTGGAGGCGCTGCGGGACTGGCTGCTGCGGGCCGACCCGGCGGCGGTGGCCGGCCGGCTGCGGCAGCGGGCCTGGCCGGCCGCCCGACCGGCCCCGATCCGGCCCCTCGCCCAGGCCGCCGCGCTCGACGCGCTGGGCCCGCACAGCCGCGTCACCCCGCGTCCCGGCCTGCGCTGGCAGCTCACCCCGGTGGGGGAGAAGGTGGCGCTGCGGGTGTTCGACCGCACGATCACCCTCCCCGGCACCTGCGAACCGGCCCTTCGGGCGCTGCTCGCCGGCGAGGTCACCCGCGTCGGTGACCTGCCCGGGCTGGACGACGACGCCGACCGGGTCACCCTCGTCCGCCGGCTCCTCCGCGAGGCGGTCGCCGTTCCGGCCTAG
- a CDS encoding PIG-L deacetylase family protein, whose translation MTDLTDVPALEPLDEQWQRALAIVAHPDDLEFGAASAVARWTGQGKQIAYCLVTSGEAGIDGMPPERARAVREAEQRESAALVGVDTVEFLGLPDGILEYGVPLRRELAGVIRRHRPEIVLTTNFRDTWDGGYALNQADHIATGRAVLDAVRDAGNRWVFPEQLVDGVQPWNGVRQVWAAASPLAAHGVDVTDTFDKGVASLRAHHVYLTGLGDGSFDAEEFLEGLNRPVGTRLGVRYGAAFEVFRFDLW comes from the coding sequence ATGACCGACCTGACCGACGTCCCGGCGCTGGAGCCGCTCGACGAGCAGTGGCAGCGGGCGCTGGCGATCGTCGCCCACCCCGACGACCTGGAGTTCGGCGCCGCGTCCGCCGTCGCCCGCTGGACCGGTCAGGGCAAGCAGATCGCGTACTGCCTGGTGACCAGTGGCGAGGCCGGCATCGACGGGATGCCGCCGGAGCGCGCCCGGGCGGTCCGGGAGGCCGAGCAGCGGGAGTCCGCCGCCCTGGTCGGGGTCGACACGGTCGAGTTCCTCGGCCTGCCCGACGGCATCCTGGAGTACGGAGTGCCGCTGCGCCGGGAACTGGCCGGTGTGATCCGGCGGCACCGCCCGGAGATCGTGCTCACCACGAACTTCCGGGACACCTGGGACGGCGGGTACGCGCTGAACCAGGCCGACCACATCGCGACCGGCCGCGCGGTGCTCGACGCCGTGCGGGACGCCGGCAACCGGTGGGTCTTCCCGGAGCAACTGGTCGACGGGGTGCAGCCGTGGAACGGCGTGCGGCAGGTGTGGGCGGCGGCGTCGCCCCTCGCCGCACACGGGGTGGACGTCACCGACACCTTCGACAAGGGTGTCGCGTCGCTGCGCGCGCACCACGTGTACCTGACCGGGCTGGGCGACGGCAGCTTCGACGCCGAGGAGTTCCTGGAGGGCCTGAACCGCCCGGTGGGCACCCGCCTCGGCGTCCGCTACGGCGCCGCCTTCGAGGTGTTCCGCTTCGACCTCTGGTAG
- a CDS encoding DUF2267 domain-containing protein: MAEQLQSAIDASTEKTNLILKGIEKEYGWPKEQRNQSYCALRTTLHLLRDRLPVQESVEFAAQLPLVLRGIYFDGWKPMDVPVKLNRDDFLLEFRKQFTYDMEGSAEHLVQVVLNSLRQHVTSPGQWDDVKDNMPKDLARMMP, encoded by the coding sequence ATGGCTGAGCAGTTGCAGTCCGCGATCGACGCTTCGACGGAGAAGACGAACCTGATCCTCAAGGGCATCGAGAAGGAGTACGGCTGGCCGAAGGAGCAACGCAACCAGTCCTACTGCGCACTGCGCACAACGCTGCACCTGCTGCGCGACCGGCTGCCGGTGCAGGAGAGTGTGGAGTTCGCGGCGCAGTTGCCGTTGGTGCTCCGCGGGATCTACTTCGACGGCTGGAAGCCGATGGACGTGCCGGTCAAGCTGAACCGCGACGACTTCCTCCTCGAGTTTCGGAAACAGTTCACGTACGACATGGAGGGCAGCGCGGAGCACCTCGTCCAGGTGGTGCTGAACTCCCTGCGCCAGCACGTGACGAGCCCGGGGCAGTGGGACGACGTGAAGGACAACATGCCGAAGGACCTGGCCCGGATGATGCCCTGA
- a CDS encoding DUF72 domain-containing protein, translated as MGDIKVGTASWTDRTLLDSGWYPQTADTPEKRLAYYAKQFPLVEVDATYYSPPAERTARLWAERTPAGFTFNVKAFSLLTGHPTKVSSLYKDLRPETGKRNVYPDDLAPQAYEEVWTRFLSALDPLVEAGKLGALLFQFPPWFTIKRDNKQYLREVAARCAPLRPVFEFRHASWFDGANADETLAFLRGHRLPFVCVDMPQGHRSSVPPVLAATADLAVVRFHGHSDKWTSTDIHEKFGYRYSDRELRDWAPKLRELAGETERTHVLMNNCYRDYAQTNAATLARLLDAGSS; from the coding sequence ATGGGTGACATCAAGGTGGGCACCGCCTCCTGGACCGACCGTACGCTGCTGGACTCCGGCTGGTACCCGCAGACCGCGGACACCCCGGAGAAGCGCCTGGCGTACTACGCCAAGCAGTTCCCGCTCGTCGAGGTGGACGCCACCTACTACTCGCCCCCGGCCGAGCGGACCGCCCGGCTGTGGGCCGAGCGCACCCCGGCCGGTTTCACCTTCAACGTCAAGGCGTTCAGCCTGCTCACCGGCCACCCGACGAAGGTCAGCTCGCTCTACAAGGACCTGCGGCCGGAGACGGGGAAGCGGAACGTCTACCCGGACGACCTCGCGCCGCAGGCGTACGAGGAGGTCTGGACGCGCTTCCTCAGCGCCCTGGACCCGCTGGTCGAGGCGGGCAAGCTCGGCGCGCTGCTGTTCCAGTTCCCGCCCTGGTTCACCATCAAGCGGGACAACAAGCAGTACCTGCGCGAGGTGGCGGCGCGCTGCGCGCCCCTGCGCCCGGTCTTCGAGTTCCGGCACGCCTCCTGGTTCGACGGTGCCAACGCCGACGAGACCCTCGCCTTCCTGCGCGGGCACCGGCTGCCGTTCGTGTGCGTGGACATGCCGCAGGGGCACCGCTCGTCGGTGCCCCCGGTGCTCGCCGCCACCGCGGACCTCGCGGTGGTGCGCTTCCACGGGCACAGCGACAAGTGGACCAGCACCGACATCCACGAGAAGTTCGGTTACCGCTACTCCGACCGGGAGCTGCGCGACTGGGCGCCGAAGCTGCGTGAACTGGCCGGTGAGACCGAACGGACGCACGTCCTCATGAACAACTGCTACCGGGACTACGCGCAGACCAACGCCGCCACCCTCGCCCGGCTGCTCGACGCCGGATCATCCTGA
- a CDS encoding TraR/DksA C4-type zinc finger protein, which translates to MLVHDTVGTGRSQAEVDQIRQSLRARYDELTAEYEQAVLDSQVLRLVEVGDTAGDDQADSGTKTAERDTAQSLLRTILDRRAQYEHALTRLDEGTYGFCEGCSAPIPVERLEIFPSATTCVTCKQTRERRAA; encoded by the coding sequence ATGCTCGTCCACGACACGGTCGGCACGGGCCGATCCCAGGCGGAGGTCGACCAGATCCGGCAGTCCCTCCGGGCCCGCTACGACGAGCTCACGGCGGAGTACGAGCAGGCCGTGCTGGACAGCCAGGTCCTGCGCCTGGTCGAGGTGGGCGACACCGCGGGCGACGACCAGGCCGACAGCGGCACCAAGACCGCGGAGCGGGACACCGCGCAGTCGCTGCTGCGGACCATCCTGGACCGTCGGGCCCAGTACGAGCACGCCCTCACCCGGCTGGACGAGGGCACCTACGGATTCTGCGAGGGCTGCTCGGCTCCGATCCCGGTGGAGCGGCTGGAGATATTCCCGTCGGCCACGACCTGCGTGACGTGCAAGCAGACCCGGGAGCGCCGGGCGGCCTGA